A window of Triplophysa dalaica isolate WHDGS20190420 chromosome 12, ASM1584641v1, whole genome shotgun sequence genomic DNA:
GAAGCCGCAGGTTTTTCCTGAGCGTGAACAGGGGCCCCACTCGCTCCACTCGCCCACTTCACAGTGCACTGGAACAACAGCATGAGTCAATAAATGCTACACACACAATACAGACCTAAATGGCCGGATCATGGTGATGACTAACCTGTGGGGATGCACTCCGTAGCTTGGTCGTTGGGCTCGAAGTCCTCTGGGCAGGTGTGATGGCATTGTCCATGCAGGAGGTAGTGTCCCGTGACACAGCACGTACATGTGTCACTGTTCTGGCAGGAGTCACATTCCGCTGGACATGCTGCAAAACCAGCGCAACATCATATTAAGTGCAAAACATTGTGAATAATACCAAACTCTGTGCCATTCACTAAAAAGTGAATAGCAATCTCCGGGCATCGTGCATACTGTCTTGTTACTATAGCAACAGATGCAGACGCACCAATTACCGACTACTGTAAGAAATAGATCAGGTTCAGTTGTAAAGATCGGAACTGAAAACCAGATTTGATTGTTGTGCAAGAAGTGATGTCACTCACCAGGTACACATTCTTTCTTGATATCACTGGGCACCAGCCCATCTGGACAGCTCTCCATGCACTTTCCCTTGTGCAAGTAGGAGCCGGATCTGCAGCGCAGGCAGAAGTTCCTGTTGAAGCACGAGTCGCATTCTGACCCGCACTCTGAAAAACAGGACACACACTTGTGAGCGCATGACATGAGCCGAGACAAGAATGCTGCAGTACTAACGTCTACGTCTGTATCTTTATCGCCGTAACTAAGACTCAAAGTGCTTTGTAGTGTAAATATTTCTAGCAGATGATGAGATAAAGCATGTGTCTTACTTATGCAGTCGTTTCTGTCGGGGGAACGGGTGCCGTAGAAACCGTTGGGGCAGGAGGCCAGGCACACTCCGATTTGCCTCATGCCGTCCCTCTCCAGGTGAATAAAAAGCTTGGGTTTGCACGTCAGACACCCATTGTAAACCGAGCAGGTTTGACAGCCTCCCTGGCACCCCTGGGAGCTCACCCCTGAACCCTCTGTGGCACAAAGTCAATTTGATATTAGAATCAATGCCGGTGCGGTGGATATGAACAGAAGTGATACtggaaaatataaacacatcacTTCTGCGAGGAGACATTGGAGTCGGTCCAGGTCTTTGGTTTATTTGCAGTAATGCTTAGCAAATTCATTCGTAAACAGCGACAGACTTTGTAATAATATGTAATAGATACTATATGATCTGCTGATCTGTGAACAGGACACCGGCGAAAGTGTGAAGCAAcactaaacaaacaatattaatacaatattaattgataaaaaacacacaatactattTAACATTCAAGCTTGCTTAATATGCTTAAGCAAAACCCTTAAAAATGGGAATAACatagttaataatattaaagtttatataaaaatgttgacttttaaacatttacattgctACCACAAATTagctattacatttttttgaaaatacagAAACCATGGGTTGATAATAAAGTAGAAATATATCAAATTTGTTGTCTCCATTGTAAAACAACAGACAAATTTaactaataatttttttttatcgctATCATTGAGCAAGCGATGTAAATCCATGTTTAAAACAGTTAAAAGTCATGTTAGCAGTAGTACTCACTACTCTCATTTGCAATGCGTGTTCAAACCTGGCTTTCTTGCATTTTATTATCCAAACCATCATAATTATCCTAAAAACATACCGTATAGAAAAACGTTTCCAAAACATCTGAGTATAGAGTTTGGGATGCCGAATATTTTAGGAGGCACATGAATATAGGATGGAAAGCCTTGTTTTTGCCAAACTAGTAAAAACACCTTCAAACCATACTTGGCATGCACAACTTTGAGCATTCTCAAGCAAACGGGAATGGTGGGTGAAGCTAAATGCTTCCAGGTTCACCGAGAAAAGAAAAGAGCCATCAATTAGAGCTACAACAGTGACCATAATGTAGTGTAATAATAAACACGACAGGAAACACAGTCATCTGTGGATTCTCCCGGCAAAGAAACTAATCACCAGAGACACGTCGCATACCGGGGTTTGCACGCAAACGGCAGCACAGTAGCCTTTGTGATCATAAGTGGACCTCGTCCCGATCGTCAGCGTGTCTCGTCCGGAGACCGCACGCGGAGAATGCATGACAAAGAGGTTTCTCAACGTCCTCGTGACATATTTAGAAAACACTCTCGCTCTACAGACTTGCTTTAAGATCTGCCCGCTTAAGACGGAGAAGTTTTGTTTCTGCTCAAATGCATTGCTTCAGTagtgcaaaggtcatgggttcgatacctagggaacacacatactacTGAATAAATATGTATAGCTTTTATAAAAAGCATCTGTAAAAAGCATAAACGTAAGAGTTGTTATAAACTTGCCAAGTTTTTGGACTGTAGCGTTAACTTTTGAACTCATAGGATATGATCGCTAACTTTGTTAGTTACGTTAAACAACTAGCAGTTAACTATCGGACAGAAAGTAAGCCAAAAGGAAACTGTTTGTCATCTCTTCTTCTTTAGTTGTCACAAGTGCATTAGTATAAAAGGAGAGGGAACAGTAAGAAGGCTCATGTAatgtgtcaggtttgtgttcaagtTAATGCATTTGCAAACGTGTGCCACTGTTAGTACATGCAGACATCTATAGATGGATAAGCGCTCACTTCAATCTTTTCTCTGTCTGGTAGGCGTAGATGTcagccctgttgaaaaaaatatcatatgctggtttgatatgttttgatgctggtttgtgctggtttaaactggtcatctGCTGGTTTACGacggtcatgtgctggtccttagctggtttaaatTGGTCAAACCAGCagcaaaacatacctaacccaacATATACTGATTTATTCAACAGGGTGGCCATTTAAATGTAGTTGGTCGGCCAGGTTCCTTGCGTTGAAGTAAACTTCTTCAAAAACAATCGCGGTCCTAGACAGCTAGACTTTACATCTTAAaattttatcagttttatttctGGTCATTTTTagaaagcaagcaaacaaaacgTTCTACTAGCATTAGTAATATGGTCAACTGAGCTCCGCCCACAAAACAGTAAAGGTGTCTATAGAACAGTTAATGTTTCTCTTCAAATTACGAGTTTTTTCCTCTAGGgattatgaatattattttcGCCCTTTGGCCTTGTCAGATCTGATTGAAGTTAGCGTTACCGAGAGAGAAGTGTCTTTATAACATGTACCACCATAATACTCACACACCTAGGGTGTCTAAAAATCCCACATCGCCTTgaattgtttactttatttgatGACATGTTTGCATTCTCTTTTAGAGACGCAAGTGGTTATGTATCCTTACTGAAGTGAACAAATACAGAGCTTCAGTATACGGTACAAATGACACAAATAATTTCACTTGTAACctaaattaaatgtgttttgtctctTTATATTCTCTGATTTTTACTTGCATCCATGCATCACGTAAAAATTACCAGAAACTAGCACAGATTAGCGAGGCCAGAAACTCCACACAAGTATGTGAAAACAGATGCATATTGCTATGAACGCTGGATTTCATTGTTGCGTTATGATATCCATCGTATGTACTGAACCGTGAATTTTGCACACAGTTGCAGTCCTATAATTCcttctatgactttcttcagtcCAACACAAATGGGGATTTTTTAccttaatattttacaataatatattGGCCAAGTAAATAATTAACATCTTAACATCCACACTGGCTTTACTTGGTTCATGTTCTGATGTGATCCATAAATGCAGCATTAACAGTGGTcaagatattctttaaaaaatcaacTTTTTTGGTTTTACTACAGAAACAAGAACAGCCCCAATTAAAGCTAAAGTTAGGCTACTTGTTGCTAGGCAACGAACAGATTGACAATCTGTCTAAAATGCGACAAAGCAgatttatagaccacttcagaaaCATAAGCAACGGTGTTCCAATGCTGGTCCAGGAGAACTTCCTGGTCCTTCCGTTTttaacgtttgaacaaaatacaaccaagagaacatttataaccaaatgaaaatgttaaaatctttaAGATCTACTAATGTGtgtaaaattttaaaatgataataaatcattatttacaataaatgcaaatgaaaccGGACCTGCTTCTGGAACAGaatcttgcgaagtggtctacaAACAGTGGAACATTATGGGACATGTGCCCATTCTTTTATAACTGAAAGTATGAAACTATGTGCTGTAAAAAATAGAGTACAGTCCGGTATCCTCACAAAATACACTGGAAAAGAAAATGTCTGTTACTGGGAGAATCTCTGATTAAAGTCAAGTGATTCCAGGTGTCTCATCCAGGTCGTTTTCTGATGTAAAATGGCTTTGGATGTTAAAGAGACAGACCTGGTCTCACGCATCCGGATCAGGGAATGACAGGGCAAAATTACAATTAGTCTAGCTCAACTTCTGAGAGGTGAAAATAGCTCCTACTTTCCCTGACATGTAATTAGAAATGATAGGGCTTAAAAGGATGCTTCAtatgaggttttttttttacagacatCAGCAAATTTAGAAACATAAGGCAGCAGTGAGATAGTAAAGCTTCTGggatgtcacacaaacactgttTATAATGTGAACCTCAACAAACTCTCTGTGCTCTCAAGTGATCTTCTCGCGCTTATGTGCTtagataaaaacaaataaacaaacagtaagTTTATCCCTGTGCTGCTACTGAAGCATAAAGCTGTTTTCAACCTGTTCCTTTCCCGCTCTTACATTCCACATCACCGAACAGGGCTAGGGcatcattgttgtttttttccaacTCCCTCCGTTGTTTCCCAGAGTTCAGTCTTGGCCGCCAGATTGCCATAGATCAAGGATATTCTGTTTGACATATCTAAGCAATCTTTACAACTGCTGTCCATTTGCCCACATATGTTCCTGCCAAAGCCCTCTAATTCACAGAACCCTTTACACGGAGGAATTCTGCCTGCCCTCACGCTGCCACAGCCCCTGGGTCAGCTTGCATAACAACCGCGCAAGCACTCCTGAAATCAGAACGTTTGAAATTGCTTTGCCACGGTTTAAACCCAATGACCGCAAAAACAAGTATTCCCAGAATCTATCGGCAAAGAGGTACAGTTAAAACCtaatttaataacaaaatgtcAGACATTGAAATGAAACAACTCAGTTTGCTCTTTGCCCAAAGTCTTGCGGTCTGGGTTGATCAGGCGGGCCGACACAATTCATTTCCTGGGATATTTACAACATGGGGAGGCCACACACAAGCAAAGaaattgtataaacacaacCCTGAGTTTGTACACAAATGAGTTCTAATAGAGGATAGGTGACCCGTTGCCATTGGCATTGACGGTTTTTCTAAGACTTTTTTAAagctaaataataaatgatgacctcCCCTTTAACCTTCCCTGTGATCCACTACACTAAAAGTgcacacaaaaaggaaaaaaacgtAAGGCTTGCAAAGCAGGCgtctgttcacacacacatgaaatatGCTTTAAATTCATTGACATTTAAAGTGTCTCTTTTATCCAAACCGTGTTGCCTACACACACAGAAGACAGGAAATGTCTGAGGTCAGGCGACCGTTTGGTCACTTGCCGTGAACTGATAAATTTGTTATGGTCGTTCACCCAGATTTTTGTCCATCACTGCGGTTTCATCGTCTTTTAATTAGCAGTCTCTGATCATGGCTGTTGCATATGAATGAACTGATAGGTTATCCTCATTATATTGTTTATGTCACTGCCACGGGTCAGACCGTCTGGCCCCGTTTACACCGGCTTCAACCACGGCAAACCTGTGATTATATTTTGCAGTACCATAGATTGAAGATATGCTAAAATACTCAATCTATTATATCAACTTTGAAATATGGTGAAACGAAGAAGAACCAACTCCTATAACTAATAAGCCATCAGAGAGCTGAtttaacacacatttttgtGGGTCAATGCCCAGACCAGAATTTTAGCATCTCAGTTTTCAAATGAGAATATGGATAATGCTTTCATATTTTGAATTCCTTGATATCCCTGCAGTATGAAGAAAGAAAGGGGAAATAACCCTGCCAGTGCCACAGACGCATGATGGCATTTTTTGTGGCTCTCTGGCACCAAACATTGTTCTCTTGCATCTAATTGGTTTTGTCATTGACTAATTTAGACCACATGTTACATTCACTCTAATCGTGCCTTTCTGATTCTATTTGTAGTGTAGATATGCGCTTCCTAAAATACAAATGACACACATTTTAATAGTCCTGTGGACCATCACGCACAACGTATTTCATACAAACTCTATGACGACTGCAAAAACAATTCCCaagaatgtgtatttttttctaatgaaaaactaaattagGCCGATTTTTATTCGACCagtatgttttttaacaatttgaGTAAACTGTAAATAATCCTAAAAGCGCTTCTATCCAAGATATCCTAAAGCGCACAATGGTGCACGCGTATTGCGCTTATCAAAGCCCAGATGTCTAAAACTGTGTCATATATAAAAAACGCCTAATAGGGAACAGACACTGGAGAGCATTAGACAGTATTTTTGCTTAATGTATGGCCGCTAGAGAGCGATGCAAACAAGACACCAATACTGAAGAACAGTGGAAATCGAACAACCAAACGTATAACGGTGCATATTTGCACAGAGAAGTAATGTTATCAGTGAAGCTgcacattttatacaaaatattcaaaacagTCAGCACACCtgattgaaaaaaaatactacTTTGCGTTTGTCtaactgttataaaaataaacgtttttttgtttatttaatgtgttCTAGATACAGTGACATTAAAGTCAGTAAGATTCAATGTGGTTCACCATTTCCTCTTAAATTTCAATTTGAGTTTATTTTGCAATGCATATGACTGAAAAAGGATAAGATAAATAACAAATGATCCTGTGTTATCACCTAGTCACTAAAAGTTAGTCAAATACGCGCTCTAATATCATAGACAATTTTCTGAATTAAATAATAAGAGAGCAAGATTGAACAGCTTGCACGTCGTAAATTGATGTACACGagaatacaaatgtaaaacgACAACATAAATCACGGTGCAGGTGTGCGTAAAGCATCAGATCAGCAGTGCGCAAACTTACGTTTGTGTAGCCGTTGCCTGGAGGCGTGATGCTGACAGTTTGTGTATTCCATACAATGCAAGATCAAAACAATGGAGATCAGTTGTAATTGCATAGTAATCAGGGGAATGATGCTTGTCTTGTCAATATCAATGTCTTCGACCAACCTGTGACTTGTTGCACTGTGATCTGTGCGATACTCAATGTTATTCCTAAACCGGGCAGAAGCCCCAGCTGTGCTCAGACGCAAGAGAAGTAGAATTGACAATGGCCCAATAGCACCTGGGCCGTTTCGGCAGCAACATCCTGGAAACAATCCACATATGTGCCACTGAGAGGTATCCGAAATGTACTCAATCCATGGAAACAATGCAAGTATTAGTTCTCCATCGAGAGCACTGTATGCAAAACTTTAGGGGAGGAGGAATCGGATTAAATTGGCATGGTGATGAAGTTGGATCCTCGTCTTGAGTGACTGTATTCCCCTCTGTGGTCCACCACGGCACGTCCAGGTGTGAAGGTGACTTTATTTATTGAGCTTGACACGTAGGAGGTCCTCGCGTCATCATCATCGCGGCATCCCGAAAAAACTCACAGTGATGCTTTAATGGGTAAGAGTTGCCGAAGAGTCGCTCTTCTGTATCCAACGCGATCTCGATAGCTGCGCTTCACGGTTGAGCAATTCActatctctccctttctcttgCCTGCTCTCAGCTCGTTTGGTAACTGATGACTTCAGCTCTCTGCAGTCTCTCTACCCCTCTCTGAACTCCAAAGTTTATTTAGAGGGCGAGCCCCCCACGTCAGACACCCCACCGGCTACCAACACTTGCACGGGTGTCATTTCCTACCAATATATTTACGCGGGTCTCCTAAACTTGATGAATTAAAACTGATaacgatatatatatataaataaaaagattttgtttCACTGTAATTATAATGATACTTACCATTTTAATTGTAATaacgtaaaaaaatattatttaaaaagaaatgaactaaaaaattatttaatgcaCTTAACTTTTTCCTATTAGATAGAATGTTTTCCCACTTTAAAGTAAAATGCATGAGTAAAAATGACTAAAGGTTATGCATGATCTGCtctttattatgttaaaaaGGTCGCAGATCATTTTTagatatcatttaatataaatcttAATGTCCATATCTCATTGTTATatgaataaattgtattaaacgAGTGCTACATAATTGTTAGacatgtatatattatatatttgaaagaCAATTGAAGATTTTTACACTGCGTAAAAGGAGTTACTTGTGAATTAAATATGATTGCGCAAGTTCCATTGTCAGCCTCTAGAGGGGGTCAGTGATGTAAGAGCCGACTGCATATGTGCAAATAAACTTTGGggcttttgtttcattttgccagaaatatattttctgtggaTATGCAGGAACCACCACATAAAGACAGATCTCTGCAtttctgtgcgtgtgtgcgctgTCGAATGTAAACAGTGGTAATGATTACTAGCGTACACGGGACTTCTGCACAATGCAGTGGTTCCTCATTTTCCCACAGGGAAGCTTCTTTAAACGTCTGGCACTGGGTGGAAGAGGCCTGCTTCTCTTAACCAGCATGTTGATGTTTATAAGAATACGAGGCGGACCAACGTTTCCCCCGATGCGGCGGCTCCATCAATCACGGCGGGCGGAAGAAAAAGCAATGTAAGACTCCTAGTAAAGCAGGGTTCTCAGAGGCAGATTTCAGGGCACTTTTTGTTCTTGATTATTCATTAATGAGTGCTCTATGGTAAATTCAGCTGAAAGGGATGAAACGTGCAGGTTTAAAAAGTCTGTGGTAGTCGATGTGGGGGGTGGAAATTCCAAGGGAGTTGATCTTCATATGGAAGGGGGGCAGAATAAAGCCAGCCTTTGTGGCCCCTACTCCTCTGATAAATTAGTCCCAGCGACAAGCTCTAACTGGGAGCGGGGAAGAGGAGGTGAGGTCATTTGGTCACTCTATGCGACGGCCGATGAGAGAAACCGTCAGCAGCCTGAAATGAAGCCGGGCAGGTGCAGCACTCCAACACAGAGCAAAGGTAACTTTAAAAGTGTTAGGCCTGCGATATCACACACGGAGGAAGTCAACCAGTGCTGCATCGGTCAAAAACCCCATAAGAATTAACAATTCTCACAATCTGTTGTGAGATTCAATGGCAAATGCTGAAAGGGATGGTTTacccaaaatgaacattatgtCAGCATAAATTTACtctcatgtttttcaaaacctgtatatgaccaaaaaatggaaaatgtggttttgtgcaAATACAGTGGATGTCATTgaggtccagtgttgtttgattaccaatgttcttcaaaatatcctcttttgttgTCTACAGAagaaaagtcatatacaggtgaaccacatgaaggtgaataaaagaTGCCAGAATtattctttttgggtgaactatccctttaagtttcctgcttctcagtttttttctgaaaagcATAATTTGATCAATCTAATGAAATGATCATAACTCCATTAGTCTCCAGAGCAATAATATTTCTCTCCGACGCTGTCTCAGATGGAAAATTCAAAAGACAGTATATTTTTACTTCAGACACTTGTTCCAAGAGACCATACAAAGCCAAAGATAAAGTAACACTGTGTCTCTCATCCATCATGATCCCTTCACCTTCTCCACCCATAAACATCACTGGAAAGATCTCAGAATAGGGAAAAGTGCGATCTGGTATTTTGCAGAGCTGCCTAATAAACAGGCCGTTGCGTCATGAAATTCTCATATTTGGAGTCAAGGGGATTAAAACAGCATGAGGTTGTTAGTAACACCGTAGTAGGAAGGATCACATTTGGCGGATGACAGGTCTGCCATGTGCTAAGGACAGATAATCTAAGGTTTGCGTCTGTCAGCTGCAAAAGCAAAGTGCAGACCTGTGACCGCAAGCTCACTTTCACCTGCTCTGTGAAATCCTCCGCAACCTTAAAGGTCTTTCggcagatgtttttttactggCCCTGAGCTGCACACACCTCACCTTCAAAAGACGCAAGAATCTTCTGGAAAGATGGAATTTTCTAGCATGGCTTCTACATGACACACATGTGCTTTATAATAGTGTGAAAGCTTTGTTGGGATTGATCTAATCTAAGTAAACAGACCGAGTAAAGCCTACGACACGCATACTCGAGCAGGATTCGCAGGCATCTGAATTCCTGCGGCGAGACAGCTGCTCAGTACAGTGGAGTCGAACCCACAGCCCTCCTGAGCTTTAATCACCGCCATTCCAACACTTCATACAGTCACGCTGTTGCCCAGCAACGCGCGAGCCAACTCGGGCCATCCCGGGCGACAGGACCTGGTGTCTATGAAGGGTTTAGAGGTTTATAATGATCAGCATGATGCCgttagatttttcattttgattaagCCTCCCCCACTCCTCCTGACAGGTGGTCTGTCTGTTCCGGGCTGCTCCATTGTACAAACGTAATCACTCCTGGGCCTGTATGTGGCATGGCGAAATGAGGAATGATCAGCCCTGTGTGTGAAAGTCTGCAGTTTTTTCTGCCAGCCTGTTAACACACACCACGGCAGTTGTGTTTCGGGTGCCCTtgacctctctctctcgtttgtttgtttgcacttAACCGCTCATTATAGTGGGGATTTTATTGCTCCACCCCAACATTTTTTACAGGCTCTTAATGTGGTACAATTGAGGGGGAGGCCTCCACTGTGTTTTAATGGagttaaagggattgttcagcctacaataacaattctgtcatcattgagtCATCATCATCGAAAGAggatattttgggaaatgtctGTGTGGTTTGGCATTTAATGGAAGTCAAGcaggtccaatgttgtttgattaccaacgtcctcaaaataaagtttgtgttctgcacaagaaagaaagacaggtttggaatgacattagggtgagtaaataatgaaagaattttaagttAAGGAACTTAGTAAGTTTAAATGCATTAACCAaaattactaaataaataaggttatagttcacccaaggatgaaaattctgttagcagttactcaccctcatgtaattttaaaccttgacacatgactttctttcttctgcagacacaaaagaaggtatttggaagaaagttggtacccgaacagcactggccccatTCCCATCTattatatagacacaaaaccaatgcaagtgaatgggggtcagataacaacattcttcaaaatatatttttttgtgttctgtggaagaaagtaagtcatacatgtttgaaatcaCAAGACGATACTTTAATGTACAGATCTTGTacttacaattacatttacatttagtcatttagcagacgcttttatccaaagcgacttacaggtggggtaagcaatggaagcaattagcacagcataagtacaacaaaagcataagtgcaatcaataaaagaagactggtctcatataacctaacacagtatacagagctaagttagattttttttaaagagtagagaagaaattcgagtcagaacagatcagtcagatgttgacggaagagatgtgttttcagacgtttcttaaagatggctacagaatctgcagatcttatagcagcgggcagatcattccacatccAGAGAAGCTGCgcaagagagattttttacctttatgggatggcaccacaagacgttgttcgtttgcagagtgtagggatctggcgggtacatatgtctgcattagtgagtgaagataaggtggtgccgaaccagtagtggtcttgtaggccaggagcagagtcttgaatttgatgcgagcgactatagggagccaatgtagcttaatgaatagaggagtgacgtgtgctctcttcggttcattaaagataactcctgtcgcagcattctggatcatctgtagaggtttgatTGCGCAAtatggaagtccacccagtagcgcattgcagtagtccagtctggacaggaccagagcctgtactagatcttgcgtagcatgctctgataggaagggtctgaTTTTCCTgttattgtagaggatgaatctacaggaccgggcggtgctggcaacttgatctgtgaagttgagctgatcatcgatcaccactccaaggtttcttgcctttctggaagatgtgatggttgatgagcccagttgaatggagaggttgtaCTTGGTTGTGTTGTGCTGTATAATCTGTTTAGtctacaatgtttttattttaattaaatttaaaaatacatttcaattgGAACCATTTTAGCAGCAAGAATATTGACAATTTAGGCTAATAAAATAAAGCACCCTTCAGAAACATTATTAAAAGAAAGTCATGGTGGACCATCGTGGCAGACAAGTTGTTTCCAGGAACTGTTTTCAAAACagattaatttaataaaaccatttacaaaatattgacatttccCATCCTTCAAAAAAACATGGCACACTTTATTCAACATTTGGAACCTCCCTTTCCCCCCGTGTTTGCATTGGAAACTTATGAAATAAGAAACACATATGAAAGAGTAATTTCACCTCTTCAATCAGGGCAGAACCACCTTTTAATACCACATGATTGAGTGGAATGGAAATTGTTTTATGTGCCTAAAATGAGCCTCCTGCGCATTACAGAGGAAGCTGTATTGGACATGCTTGTCCCTGCGCAACCAGGAGATTTTTCCTACACGCCGTCTCTTCCAGTGACGAGTTTAAGGATAATTAGGCTGTGGTGTGTTCTTATGATTTTGTCTATGTCAGTTTTAGGGGCCTGACACATCTTGAACCCTCCATCCCAACGTGATAAAACCACATTAACCAAAGTGTTTTTCACATAACCACCCAACTTATTGTGGCCCGGAGCAAGTCTATAAAGCTAAA
This region includes:
- the rspo3 gene encoding R-spondin-3 isoform X2, coding for MRQIGVCLASCPNGFYGTRSPDRNDCIKCGSECDSCFNRNFCLRCRSGSYLHKGKCMESCPDGLVPSDIKKECVPACPAECDSCQNSDTCTCCVTGHYLLHGQCHHTCPEDFEPNDQATECIPTVHCEVGEWSEWGPCSRSGKTCGFKWGEETRTRKVLQNPTPKGTPCPLVSEKRECFVKRRRCKPGKGQRRGEKKKHFNVQDKENAEVRRERKRERERESSDREDSENRNKTEHRRRRDQSRDAGTV
- the rspo3 gene encoding R-spondin-3 isoform X1, producing the protein MQLQLISIVLILHCMEYTNCQHHASRQRLHKQGSGVSSQGCQGGCQTCSVYNGCLTCKPKLFIHLERDGMRQIGVCLASCPNGFYGTRSPDRNDCIKCGSECDSCFNRNFCLRCRSGSYLHKGKCMESCPDGLVPSDIKKECVPACPAECDSCQNSDTCTCCVTGHYLLHGQCHHTCPEDFEPNDQATECIPTVHCEVGEWSEWGPCSRSGKTCGFKWGEETRTRKVLQNPTPKGTPCPLVSEKRECFVKRRRCKPGKGQRRGEKKKHFNVQDKENAEVRRERKRERERESSDREDSENRNKTEHRRRRDQSRDAGTV